TCAACACCAAGCTTTGGATGGACGGGGTCCTATCGACGGCCATTTGGCCGGGCCAGCGGGTGGATGTACGCCAGGCCGACTGCATGGCTCAGTTCATCGTCTTGCGGGAGAATTACTCCTACTACCGCACCCTCCGGGGCAAGCTGGCCTGGGCCGGTGCCCGCATCAACTACACCAATAACCATCGCAACTGACGTGTATAGCCACCGCCATATTCCCCAACCGGGAAATCTGGCTTAGAGGTGATTTGCAAACCGCCTAAACAGTCGTCAGAGCAAGGTTTTCAGAAACACCGCGAACACTCCTGCAAGATCGCTAGAAGCCTTGAGAACACTTGCCTTGACGGCTCTTTAAGGTTTCCTTTGCAAATTAGCTCTCAACGCTGATGTCCGTTAACACGACTAGAACTCACTAACAGGGCGCTGCGTCCATTGCGGGCAATGATTATAAACGAAGAGCCAGGAGCGTTTGACTCCTGACTCTCACCCCCAGCAACCCCCTTAGGTTAGGACGGACTCTACCCAACCCAGCTCAGTGTTCTGCCTTAAACCGCTAGGGTTTCTCCCAGTTGGGCATGGTCGGTCAGCTCAATCGGGACCGCCGGCGTACGCCACACGTCTCGGCAGTAGTCCTGGATAGAGCGATCGGAGGAGAACAGTCCCATGCGAGCCACATTCAGGATGGACATGCGGGTCCAGTGGGTGCGATCGCAAAAGGCCTGTCCCACCCGTTCTTGGCAAGCCACATAGTCCTGGTAATCGGCCAACAATAGGTAGGGATCCCAGTTCAATAGAGAATCTATCAAGGGCTTAAACACCTCCCCATCACCACGGCTGAAGGTTCCCACCAGAATGCTATCCAGGGCCTGCTTCAGTTCTGGATCGCCTTGATAATAGTCCCAAGGGTTATAGCCCTGGGCCTTGAGGGCATAGACCTCAGGGGCAGTGAGGCCAAACAGGAAGAAATTCTCTGCCCCCACCTCATCGCGAATCTCCACATTGGCCCCGTCCAAGGTGCCAATGGTCACCGCCCCATTCAGGGCAAACTTCATATTGCCAGTGCCCGAGGCTTCCTTACCGGCCATGGAAATCTGCTCCGAGAGATCCGCCGCCGGATAAATCCGCTGGGCCAATCTGACATTGAAGTTCCTCAGGAAGACCACCTTCAGCCGATCCCGCATGGCCGGATCGTGGTTGATCACTTCCGCTACCCCATTCACCAGCCGAATCATCAGCTTGGCCACGTGGTAGCCAGGAGCTGCCTTGCCGCCGAAGATAAATGTCCGCGGTGGCACCTCCAGGTTGGGGCTGGCTTTCAGACGGTGATACAGGGTGATAATGTGCAGCACATTCAGATGCTGCCGCTTATACTCGTGGATGCGCTTCACCTGCACATCAAACAGCGACTCAGGATTGATCACCAAGCCATTCTGCTTAGCCATGTAGTTGGCCAGATCCCCCTTATTGGCCTGCTTAATCATGTGCCAATCATGCTGAAAGCTGGGATCCTCCGCCTTGGCCTCCAGGCGTTTTAACTCATCCAAGCGACTGACCCAGGTGTCGCCGATGGTGCGATTCAGCATTTCGGTTTGGCGGGGGTTACTTAGCACCATAAACCGGCGGGGCGTCACCCCATTGGTCTTGCTGTTGAACTTCTCTGGATACAGCTCATAGAAGTCCTTCAGCACATCCTGCTTCAGCAGCTCGGTATGCAGAGCCGCCACCCCATTGATGGAGAAACTGCCGACACAGGCCAAATGGGCCATGCGCACATATCGTTCGCCCGATTCATCAATCAGCGACAACCGGCGTAGGCGATCGCTATCGTCTGGGAACCTGGCTCGCACCTGCTCCAGGAAGCGATGGTTGATCTCATAGATGATCTCCAGATGCCGCGGCAATAGCTGGCCAAACATGTCTACGGGCCACTTCTCCAGGGCCTCTGGCATCAGCGTGTGGTTGGTATAGGCAATGCTGCGCTGGGTAATGTCCCAAGCCGCATCCCAGCTGAGGCCATGCTCATCCATGAGTAATCGCATCAACTCAGCTACTGTAACCGCCGGATGGGTGTCATTGAGCTGAATCACGAATTTCTGCGAAAACTGACTCAACGCCAACCCCTGGCGGGCCAAAATCCGCAGCATATCCTGCAAGGAACAGGACACGAAGAAGATCTGTTGCGCCAACCGCAGGCGCTTGCCCTGGGAAATATTGTCATTGGGGTACAGCACCTTGGAGAGGTTCTCCGAGGAGAGCTTGTCTTGCACTGCCCCCAGATAATCGCCCGAGTTAAATATCTCAAAGTCGAAGGCTTCTGGGGCCTGGGCCGACCATAGTCGCAAGGTGTTACAGGTATTGGTACGATATCCGGCAATGGGCATATCGTAGGGCACCCCTTTGATCACCTGGTAGGGGATCCAGCGGACTCGATAGCGGCCGCTACGGTCGGTATAGGCTTCCGTATGGCCCCCTAGTTTCACATCCACAGCCCACTCCGGCCGCGGCAGCTCCCAGGGATTGCCCAGGCGCAGCCACTTATCGGTCACTTCTACCTGCTGACCGTTGCGGATATCTTGCCGGAAGATGCCGAATTCATAGCGAATGCCATAGCCAAGACTCGGGACCTCCAAGGTGGCCATGGAGTCGAGGTAACAGGCGGCTAATCGGCCCAAGCCCCCGTTACCTAGCCCCGGCTCTGCCTCCTGTTCCATCAGCTCATCTAGGTTGAGCCCGAGGTCAGCCACGGCTTGCTGAACGATGTCGTAAATCCCCAAGTTAACCAGGTTGTGGCCCAGTTGTGGCCCCATCAGGAACTCAGCCGACAGGTAGGCCACCGTCCGAGACCCTTGCTCTGTATAGGCGGCTGCGGTACTGATCCAGCGCTGCAATAGGCGATCGCGTACCGTATAGGCCAATGCCATGTAGTAGTCATGCTGGGTCGCCAAGCGGGGAAACTTGCCTTGGATATAGAACAAATTGTCTAAAAATGCACGTTTCAGGGTCTCAGGGGTGAGACCCGTGCGGTCGTCCTCGACTTGAACAGCCGCATGATTCAGATTGGCAGCGGGTTGCATAAAAATCTCGTAGTTGGAGCCTCAACCCATGGCTAGATAGGTAACTAGATATGGGTGATGAAAGCCTTACTCTACACTGCACGGACCAAATCTTGGCAGGGATTGAGGCAGACATTGTGGAATCTTTAAATGCCGCATTAAAGTCTCGCCGATAGGTTACAAGTCGCTATATTTCGTGACAGTTGTTTAATCTAAGCCCTATTTGCTGACACTCCCCCTCCTGGATGATCCCCCTCGTCCCCAGCTCTACAGCGGATGCCGCCATTCCTAATCTTCAGGTTTCTATTTCTGCAACCCATCTCAGCCTGTCCCCTGGCTATGACACAGTGAGGACATGAATTTTCTGGAGACCCCTGATATGAGATCGAGATCCCCCTGGTCCTGGCCCCTGTCTAGCATTCTGCTGGGCTGCACCCTAGCCACTACCCTGAGCCTAGGCAGCCAAGGCCTCTTAACCGCCACGGCCCAGGAACCGATTCTGCGTACCCTGACAGTCACTGGTCAGGGTCGTGAGTCCGTGCAAACCACCCTGACTCAAGTGGATTTAGGGGTTGAGGTCAACGGTCGTGAGGCAGAGCAGGTGCAGCAACAAGTGGCCCAGCGGACGGCTGCGGTGGTAGAGCTATTGCGCGATCGCAACGTGGACAAATTAGAAACCACCGGCATTCAACTCTATCCCCAGTACGACTATGACAATGGCCAGGCCGACATCATCGGCTACCGCGGTAGCAACACCGTCCGGTTTCGCATTGCCACCGATGCGGCTGGCCCCTTAATCGATCAGGCCATTGCCGCCGGAGCCAACCAGATTCAAGGGATTCAATTCGTCGCCACCGACGAGGCCCTGGCCACGGCCCGCCAAAGCGCCCTACGAGAAGCCACCGAAGACGCTCAGCAGCAGGCCAATACGGTGTTGCAGGTGCTGAATCTCGGCCCCCAGGAAATCGTCAGCATTCAGATCAACGGCGCCGAGACCCCCATGCC
This portion of the Halomicronema hongdechloris C2206 genome encodes:
- a CDS encoding SIMPL domain-containing protein; the protein is MRSRSPWSWPLSSILLGCTLATTLSLGSQGLLTATAQEPILRTLTVTGQGRESVQTTLTQVDLGVEVNGREAEQVQQQVAQRTAAVVELLRDRNVDKLETTGIQLYPQYDYDNGQADIIGYRGSNTVRFRIATDAAGPLIDQAIAAGANQIQGIQFVATDEALATARQSALREATEDAQQQANTVLQVLNLGPQEIVSIQINGAETPMPIPLPRQARLSAAEADVSTPVVGGEQTVEARVTLQIRY
- a CDS encoding glycogen/starch/alpha-glucan phosphorylase → MQPAANLNHAAVQVEDDRTGLTPETLKRAFLDNLFYIQGKFPRLATQHDYYMALAYTVRDRLLQRWISTAAAYTEQGSRTVAYLSAEFLMGPQLGHNLVNLGIYDIVQQAVADLGLNLDELMEQEAEPGLGNGGLGRLAACYLDSMATLEVPSLGYGIRYEFGIFRQDIRNGQQVEVTDKWLRLGNPWELPRPEWAVDVKLGGHTEAYTDRSGRYRVRWIPYQVIKGVPYDMPIAGYRTNTCNTLRLWSAQAPEAFDFEIFNSGDYLGAVQDKLSSENLSKVLYPNDNISQGKRLRLAQQIFFVSCSLQDMLRILARQGLALSQFSQKFVIQLNDTHPAVTVAELMRLLMDEHGLSWDAAWDITQRSIAYTNHTLMPEALEKWPVDMFGQLLPRHLEIIYEINHRFLEQVRARFPDDSDRLRRLSLIDESGERYVRMAHLACVGSFSINGVAALHTELLKQDVLKDFYELYPEKFNSKTNGVTPRRFMVLSNPRQTEMLNRTIGDTWVSRLDELKRLEAKAEDPSFQHDWHMIKQANKGDLANYMAKQNGLVINPESLFDVQVKRIHEYKRQHLNVLHIITLYHRLKASPNLEVPPRTFIFGGKAAPGYHVAKLMIRLVNGVAEVINHDPAMRDRLKVVFLRNFNVRLAQRIYPAADLSEQISMAGKEASGTGNMKFALNGAVTIGTLDGANVEIRDEVGAENFFLFGLTAPEVYALKAQGYNPWDYYQGDPELKQALDSILVGTFSRGDGEVFKPLIDSLLNWDPYLLLADYQDYVACQERVGQAFCDRTHWTRMSILNVARMGLFSSDRSIQDYCRDVWRTPAVPIELTDHAQLGETLAV